The following are encoded in a window of Sulfitobacter sp. S190 genomic DNA:
- a CDS encoding DNA-3-methyladenine glycosylase I produces the protein MPRCDWAGPEDIYIDYHDTEWGMPQTDSRALWEALMLEAFQSGLSWITILRKRENFRRAFDGFDPHKIANWGEDDIARLLDDTGIIRHRGKISATITSAQAYQRIEARIGFAKFAWSYVDSAPLQPQRCGLSDVPAKTALSEQLSKDLKKAGFKFCGPTVVYAWMQASGMVNDHVTTCARHAECRALAPAATRALIR, from the coding sequence ATGCCGCGATGTGACTGGGCGGGACCCGAAGACATTTATATCGACTATCACGACACCGAATGGGGCATGCCGCAAACCGACAGTCGCGCCCTGTGGGAGGCGCTGATGCTCGAGGCGTTCCAGTCAGGTCTCAGCTGGATCACGATCCTGCGCAAACGTGAGAATTTCCGCCGTGCCTTTGATGGGTTCGACCCGCATAAAATCGCCAATTGGGGTGAAGATGACATCGCCCGCCTGCTCGATGACACGGGCATCATCCGCCACCGCGGAAAAATAAGCGCAACCATAACCAGCGCACAGGCGTATCAGCGGATCGAGGCCCGTATCGGCTTTGCAAAGTTTGCGTGGTCCTACGTCGACAGCGCACCGCTTCAGCCGCAGCGATGCGGGCTGTCGGATGTGCCCGCGAAAACAGCTTTGTCCGAGCAGCTTTCGAAAGACCTCAAGAAGGCAGGGTTCAAGTTTTGCGGCCCCACCGTCGTTTATGCGTGGATGCAGGCAAGCGGTATGGTCAACGACCACGTGACAACCTGCGCACGGCACGCCGAATGCCGTGCTTTGGCACCTGCGGCGACGCGGGCATTAATCCGTTAG
- the rpsD gene encoding 30S ribosomal protein S4 yields the protein MTKRTAAKYKIDRRMGENIWGRPKSPVNRREYGPGQHGQRRKGKISDFGIQLRAKQKLKGYYGDLTEKQFRRIYAEAERVKGDTGENLIGLLERRLDAVVYRAKFVATVFAARQFVNHRHVRVNGKLVNIPSYRVKEGDVIEVRDRSKQMVALIEATQLPERDVPDYIEADHSKMTATFTRTPSLGDVPYPVMMEPNLVVEFYAKN from the coding sequence GTGACAAAACGCACCGCTGCCAAGTACAAGATCGACCGCCGCATGGGCGAAAACATCTGGGGACGTCCGAAATCCCCGGTTAACCGTCGTGAATATGGCCCCGGCCAGCACGGCCAGCGCCGCAAGGGTAAGATTTCCGATTTCGGTATCCAGCTGCGCGCCAAGCAGAAACTCAAAGGCTACTACGGCGATCTGACCGAAAAGCAGTTCCGCCGGATCTATGCCGAAGCAGAGCGCGTCAAAGGCGATACCGGTGAGAACCTGATCGGCCTGCTGGAGCGTCGTCTGGACGCTGTCGTGTACCGCGCCAAGTTCGTTGCAACCGTTTTTGCGGCCCGTCAGTTCGTCAACCACCGCCACGTGCGCGTGAACGGCAAGCTGGTGAACATTCCTTCTTACCGCGTGAAAGAGGGTGACGTCATCGAAGTGCGTGACCGTTCCAAGCAAATGGTTGCCCTGATCGAAGCGACACAGCTGCCAGAGCGTGACGTGCCCGACTATATCGAGGCTGACCACTCCAAGATGACAGCGACCTTTACACGCACGCCGTCGTTGGGCGATGTGCCGTACCCTGTCATGATGGAGCCCAACCTCGTGGTTGAATTCTACGCGAAGAACTAA
- the hisC gene encoding histidinol-phosphate transaminase, producing MTQQIKPQPGIMDIELYQGGKSAIAGRTDVLKLSSNENPLGPVPAAITAAASAAADMHRYPSTDHAALRTAIGEIWNVDPDRIICGVGSDEVLQFVTQAFAGPGDEIIHTAHGFSLYPVLIHMAGATSVCVPERERVVDVDAILGALSDKTRIVLLTNPGNPTGTRLSDSELARLVDGIPPHVILVIDGAYTEYAERYDGGLSYAATRPNVLMTRTFSKIYGLGGLRIGWGYGPREMIDVMTRIRQPFNLSVIQLAAAEAAVRDTDWVADCAALNAEQRARLIGALGQLGIATDPSDTNFVLARFADKQEARSAEDALTAAGILVRSVAGYGFPEGLRITVGDTDQTGRVIDALNQWRTVA from the coding sequence ATGACCCAACAGATCAAGCCGCAACCCGGCATCATGGATATCGAGCTTTACCAGGGCGGCAAGTCGGCCATCGCGGGTCGCACCGATGTCCTCAAGCTGAGCTCTAACGAGAACCCGCTGGGCCCCGTGCCCGCGGCAATCACTGCAGCCGCCAGCGCAGCTGCCGATATGCACCGCTATCCTTCGACCGATCATGCGGCCCTGCGGACTGCAATCGGCGAAATCTGGAACGTCGATCCCGACCGGATCATTTGTGGTGTGGGGTCGGACGAGGTCTTGCAATTCGTCACACAGGCCTTTGCCGGTCCGGGGGATGAAATCATCCACACCGCGCACGGGTTTTCGCTCTATCCGGTGCTCATTCACATGGCGGGGGCCACGTCAGTTTGCGTGCCCGAGCGCGAGCGCGTCGTCGATGTCGATGCGATACTGGGGGCACTCTCTGACAAAACGCGCATCGTGCTGCTGACCAATCCGGGCAACCCGACAGGCACCCGGTTGTCGGACAGTGAGCTGGCACGTCTGGTCGACGGTATTCCGCCGCATGTCATTCTCGTCATTGATGGTGCCTATACCGAATATGCCGAAAGGTACGACGGGGGACTGTCCTATGCGGCGACCCGTCCCAATGTCCTGATGACGCGGACGTTTTCCAAGATTTATGGTCTGGGCGGATTGCGCATCGGGTGGGGCTATGGCCCGCGCGAAATGATCGACGTGATGACCCGCATTCGCCAGCCCTTCAATCTGTCGGTGATCCAGCTGGCCGCTGCAGAAGCGGCCGTGCGTGACACTGACTGGGTTGCTGACTGCGCCGCGCTCAACGCCGAGCAACGTGCGCGTCTGATCGGGGCGCTGGGGCAACTCGGCATCGCCACCGATCCTTCCGATACCAACTTCGTTCTGGCGCGGTTTGCCGACAAGCAAGAAGCAAGGTCAGCCGAAGATGCTTTGACTGCCGCAGGCATTCTGGTCCGCAGTGTCGCGGGTTACGGTTTTCCCGAAGGACTGCGGATCACGGTCGGGGACACCGACCAGACGGGCCGCGTGATTGACGCCCTGAACCAATGGCGGACCGTGGCATGA
- a CDS encoding prephenate/arogenate dehydrogenase family protein yields MSIVYDRVALIGLGLIASSIFWASKRGNLAGEVVGYARSADTRDTAREIGLCDTVYDDIRDAVRDADLVVLCVPVGVMGDVVAQIADVLKPGATLTDVGSVKRDVITSVTPHLPQGVHFVPAHPLAGTEHSGPRSGFAELFDNRWSLLVPVDGTAPAATAKLRRFWEGLGANVEEMDADHHDLVLAVTSHAPHLIAYTMVGVADDLRRVTDSEVVKYSAAGFRDFTRIAASDPTMWRDVFLTNKDATLEILGRFTEELFALQRAIRQGDGDHLFDYFTRTRAIRRGIIEAGQDTDAPNFGRTPGQKP; encoded by the coding sequence ATGAGCATCGTTTACGACCGTGTGGCGCTGATCGGGCTCGGGCTCATTGCCTCTTCGATCTTCTGGGCATCGAAGCGTGGAAATCTCGCGGGGGAGGTCGTCGGCTATGCCCGCTCCGCCGATACGCGTGATACGGCGCGCGAAATCGGCCTGTGCGATACCGTCTACGACGATATCCGCGATGCCGTACGCGATGCCGATCTTGTGGTTCTATGCGTTCCTGTCGGTGTGATGGGCGATGTGGTCGCGCAAATTGCAGATGTCCTGAAGCCCGGTGCGACCCTGACGGATGTCGGTTCGGTGAAGCGAGACGTCATCACCAGCGTTACGCCGCATTTACCGCAAGGCGTGCACTTTGTACCGGCCCATCCGCTCGCGGGGACCGAACACTCCGGACCCAGATCCGGTTTTGCCGAACTCTTCGACAATCGCTGGAGCCTGCTGGTGCCGGTGGACGGTACCGCCCCCGCAGCCACCGCAAAATTGCGCCGTTTCTGGGAAGGGTTGGGCGCCAATGTCGAGGAGATGGACGCCGATCACCACGATCTGGTTCTGGCTGTCACCAGTCACGCGCCACACCTGATTGCCTATACGATGGTGGGTGTCGCCGATGATCTACGCCGTGTCACCGACAGCGAAGTGGTGAAATATTCTGCCGCCGGGTTTCGTGATTTCACCCGTATCGCGGCATCGGATCCGACCATGTGGCGGGATGTATTCCTCACGAACAAGGACGCGACGCTCGAAATTCTCGGTCGCTTCACCGAAGAGCTTTTCGCCCTGCAACGCGCCATCCGGCAGGGGGATGGCGACCATCTGTTCGACTATTTCACGCGCACCCGTGCCATTCGGCGGGGCATCATCGAAGCAGGTCAGGACACCGATGCCCCCAACTTCGGCCGGACACCGGGGCAGAAACCTTGA
- a CDS encoding extensin family protein, with protein MRPLALILCCVATLSCAGPDSSERPQARPGSDTGVVIDPDGTIDRSALERDSGGFMSSLRPIFRSPKAVREARQQQQLLAAGAVCGDVSIQGEAIGRVPGRVAGCGVDNAVRISSISGVSLSTRSVMDCNTARALRTWVDKSAKPALSGKGGGLREIKVAAHYACRRRNNAKTGKISEHGKGRAIDISAFRLADGSDITVLRGWNARGSSKALRRMHRDACGPFGTVLGPKANRFHLDHFHFDTARYRSGSYCR; from the coding sequence TTGAGGCCGCTCGCTTTGATCCTGTGTTGTGTCGCGACGCTGTCGTGTGCGGGGCCGGACAGCTCCGAACGGCCGCAGGCAAGGCCCGGCTCTGACACCGGCGTCGTCATCGACCCAGACGGCACCATCGACCGCTCAGCGCTCGAGCGCGACAGCGGTGGGTTCATGTCATCGCTGCGCCCCATTTTCCGGTCACCCAAAGCTGTCCGCGAAGCCCGCCAGCAACAGCAACTTCTGGCGGCGGGAGCCGTGTGCGGAGACGTGAGCATTCAGGGTGAAGCGATCGGGCGTGTGCCGGGGCGTGTCGCCGGTTGCGGGGTCGATAACGCGGTTCGTATCAGCTCGATTTCCGGCGTATCGCTCAGCACCCGTTCGGTGATGGATTGCAACACGGCGCGTGCGCTGCGCACTTGGGTCGATAAAAGTGCGAAACCTGCGTTGTCCGGCAAAGGCGGTGGGCTGCGCGAAATAAAAGTGGCGGCACACTATGCGTGCCGGCGCCGCAACAATGCCAAAACAGGCAAGATTTCCGAGCATGGCAAAGGGCGGGCGATCGATATTTCTGCATTCCGTCTGGCGGATGGGAGCGACATCACCGTCTTGCGGGGCTGGAACGCGCGCGGCAGCAGCAAGGCATTGCGCCGGATGCACCGCGATGCCTGCGGCCCGTTCGGGACGGTCCTCGGCCCCAAGGCAAACCGCTTTCACCTCGATCATTTCCATTTCGACACAGCCCGCTACCGTTCGGGCAGCTATTGCCGCTAA
- a CDS encoding DUF2125 domain-containing protein, which produces MKRRLLGILVAVFAIWGLWWWIATGAMLGGVQTWLNQQRTMGLTADVETTERAGFPLRIGADLTDLALGDPATGSTARVPDLRMSSPIYWPGFLTVTLPQDTIYLSGPRAEATLTAMDARADLRLRPGARLQMQSARITAAPITLNLVEGRLLDISEVDIVAQQAQDDARTYALRANATDLAPGSVLRQALRLPEAWPAQFETLRVDMDVTFDQPWDRGALAGPRPQPRAILLRQAEAQWGALRIALTADLVVDAQGVPTGTANITAQNWERMLDLAEAGGAITADVRSGIAQALSLLSRMNGSDDTLDLEITLEDGRMQMGFIPLGNAPRFIIR; this is translated from the coding sequence ATGAAGCGAAGATTGTTGGGCATTCTTGTCGCAGTTTTTGCGATTTGGGGCCTTTGGTGGTGGATTGCAACAGGGGCGATGCTCGGCGGGGTCCAAACATGGTTAAACCAGCAACGCACAATGGGCCTAACGGCGGATGTGGAAACGACGGAGCGCGCAGGATTTCCGCTGCGCATCGGTGCGGATCTGACCGATCTCGCACTCGGTGACCCGGCCACCGGCAGCACCGCTCGCGTGCCTGACCTCCGGATGTCGAGCCCGATCTATTGGCCCGGATTTCTGACCGTTACTCTGCCGCAAGACACGATTTACCTGTCAGGTCCGCGGGCGGAAGCGACGCTGACTGCGATGGACGCCCGCGCCGATCTGCGCCTGCGCCCCGGTGCACGGCTGCAGATGCAGAGCGCCCGGATCACGGCGGCCCCCATCACGCTCAATCTTGTCGAAGGACGTCTGCTGGACATCAGCGAAGTCGATATTGTGGCGCAACAGGCGCAGGACGACGCGCGCACCTATGCCCTGCGCGCCAATGCGACCGATCTTGCGCCGGGATCTGTGTTGCGTCAGGCGCTGCGCCTGCCCGAGGCGTGGCCCGCGCAATTCGAAACCCTGCGCGTTGATATGGATGTGACGTTCGATCAGCCTTGGGACCGTGGGGCGCTGGCGGGTCCGCGTCCCCAACCGCGTGCGATCTTGCTGCGTCAGGCCGAGGCCCAGTGGGGCGCATTGCGCATCGCGCTGACCGCCGATCTGGTTGTCGATGCACAGGGAGTGCCGACGGGCACGGCCAATATCACGGCACAGAACTGGGAGCGGATGCTTGACCTCGCTGAAGCAGGCGGTGCGATTACGGCAGATGTGCGCAGCGGCATCGCGCAGGCTTTATCGCTTCTCTCTCGTATGAACGGGTCCGACGACACGCTCGATCTGGAAATCACACTGGAAGACGGGCGCATGCAGATGGGCTTTATCCCGCTGGGCAACGCACCGCGTTTCATTATCCGTTAG
- a CDS encoding gamma-glutamylcyclotransferase — protein MSMWVFGYGSLLWNPGFEVAESVIGKLPSYGRSFCMRSIHHRGTQDQPGLVLALDRQEGKACEGLALRVVEGREESTLAYLRERELISSAYVEKLLPVMLQDGRNITALVYVIDEDHEQYCGDLPLEEQAQIIARAVGGRGPNTEYLFNTADHLAEVGLKDPALEWLADRVRAIAA, from the coding sequence ATGAGCATGTGGGTTTTCGGATACGGCAGTCTTCTTTGGAACCCCGGTTTCGAAGTGGCTGAAAGTGTGATCGGCAAACTGCCGAGCTACGGGCGAAGCTTCTGCATGCGCTCGATCCACCATCGCGGCACGCAGGACCAACCGGGTCTGGTTCTCGCTCTGGACCGGCAGGAAGGCAAGGCTTGCGAAGGGCTGGCACTGCGGGTCGTCGAAGGGCGCGAGGAATCAACGCTGGCCTATCTGCGGGAACGCGAATTGATTTCGTCGGCCTATGTCGAAAAACTGTTGCCGGTGATGCTGCAGGACGGGCGCAACATAACCGCGCTGGTTTACGTGATCGACGAAGATCACGAGCAATACTGCGGTGACCTGCCACTTGAAGAACAGGCACAGATCATCGCCCGCGCGGTTGGCGGCCGAGGCCCAAACACCGAATATCTGTTCAATACGGCCGACCACCTTGCCGAAGTCGGGCTGAAGGATCCGGCACTTGAATGGCTTGCCGACCGGGTCCGGGCCATCGCTGCATAA
- a CDS encoding biopolymer transporter ExbB, whose amino-acid sequence MAQPDREANPQFSQPVQQITLMLLALGLCGFGAFVALPRVLPVFQANPYLNGFIALVFIIGVGACFYQVVQLIGSVRWIENFASDGANPEDRPPQMLAPLAALLRTRGARMQVNASSTRSILDSVATRIDEAREITRYIVNMLIFLGLLGTFYGLATTVPAIVDTIRSLAPAEGEGGTDVFNRLMTGLESQLSGMGVAFASSLLGLAGSLIVGLLELLTGHGQNRFYQELEDWLSSITRVGFSAGDDSTPEQTVMASMVDHMAQQMENLQEMFQKSETERAEVDQKLGGVATALERMAVQLGDQRSGSDALDRIAEGQERLIAAVEGQHTGTDGGADAESRMRLRSIDVQMLRILEEISAGRQESMAELRQELSHLATALSASQRADQTRRLRAGLKPDGGGS is encoded by the coding sequence ATGGCGCAGCCAGACCGCGAGGCAAACCCGCAATTTTCGCAGCCCGTTCAGCAGATTACCCTCATGCTTCTGGCATTGGGTCTTTGTGGCTTTGGTGCCTTCGTGGCCCTGCCGCGGGTGCTGCCTGTGTTTCAGGCGAACCCTTATCTGAACGGCTTTATCGCGCTTGTGTTCATCATCGGCGTGGGCGCGTGTTTCTATCAGGTGGTGCAACTGATCGGGTCGGTGCGCTGGATCGAGAATTTCGCCTCTGACGGGGCAAACCCCGAAGATCGTCCGCCACAAATGCTTGCCCCGCTTGCTGCGCTTTTGCGTACGCGTGGGGCGCGGATGCAGGTGAACGCCTCGTCGACGCGCTCTATCCTCGATTCCGTCGCGACCCGCATCGATGAAGCGCGAGAGATCACGCGCTATATTGTCAACATGCTCATCTTTCTGGGGCTGCTGGGCACGTTCTACGGCCTCGCCACGACGGTGCCGGCGATTGTCGATACCATTCGCAGCCTCGCGCCCGCCGAGGGCGAAGGCGGCACAGATGTTTTCAACCGGCTGATGACGGGGTTGGAATCGCAGCTTTCCGGGATGGGTGTGGCCTTTGCGTCGTCGTTGCTTGGGCTTGCCGGATCGCTCATCGTGGGACTGCTGGAGCTGCTCACGGGTCATGGACAAAACCGCTTTTACCAAGAACTCGAAGACTGGCTGAGCTCGATCACCCGTGTGGGGTTCAGTGCGGGTGACGACAGCACGCCTGAGCAGACAGTCATGGCGTCCATGGTCGATCATATGGCGCAGCAGATGGAAAACCTGCAGGAAATGTTCCAGAAATCGGAAACCGAACGGGCCGAGGTGGATCAAAAGCTGGGGGGGGTGGCAACGGCGCTCGAACGGATGGCGGTCCAATTGGGCGATCAACGCTCCGGTTCAGATGCGCTTGACCGGATTGCCGAAGGACAGGAACGGCTGATTGCCGCGGTCGAGGGGCAGCACACCGGTACCGATGGTGGTGCCGATGCCGAAAGCCGGATGCGGCTGCGCTCCATTGATGTCCAGATGCTGCGCATCCTCGAAGAAATCAGCGCCGGTCGGCAGGAAAGCATGGCCGAGCTACGTCAGGAACTTAGCCATCTTGCGACGGCACTGTCAGCTTCCCAGCGTGCTGACCAGACACGGCGGCTGCGGGCAGGTCTCAAACCCGACGGCGGAGGCAGCTGA
- a CDS encoding peptidoglycan -binding protein, with amino-acid sequence MALSRRTGARFQASIWPGFVDAMTGLLLVLMFVLTIFMVVQFVLTERISGQESELDTLAGEVAALAQALGLEERTTADLQRRLGALSTSLSAAETLAEQQANLIAALSAERDAQAAELAEAQTRITSFEARVVALLADRDAALSQVSDLQDRETALLDEQDALNAALAASRDEVDAQQEAARLAAARREALQALVADLRARNADATDAIATLEGQVAESAAALDAEEAARLAEAAAAEALRERLEGADTELTAMTLALEAQRREAEETLTLLAAARAAEEDLDVRLAAALLRSTTAQAALETAQTENAAQRSALQEDLAAAQSRVQRLEEQLAAGETGADALRRELAAALAAQRAAETAADTAAQTQEDLRAQMQAALAAQLAAEADAAEDLSAAERREVLLAQARDALAEERQISSRAQRQTELLNQQVAALRAELGQLQGLLDEAAAADAAKQIELQSLGSRLNTALARVAAEERRRAQLEEAERKRLEARAKDLEQYRSEFFGQLRNLLGSQEGVRIEGDRFVFSSEVLFPPGGAILSNEGRREIAKVADILRTVAADIPEDIDWVIRVDGHTDDTPLSGLGEFMDNWELSQARALSVVRYMSGFLGIPPDRLAANGFGQYQPVAVGDSDEARARNRRIELKFTEK; translated from the coding sequence ATGGCGCTGTCGCGACGGACCGGTGCACGTTTTCAGGCGTCGATCTGGCCCGGTTTTGTGGACGCGATGACCGGTCTTTTGCTGGTGCTGATGTTTGTCCTGACCATCTTCATGGTGGTGCAGTTCGTTCTGACAGAACGGATCTCGGGGCAGGAAAGCGAACTTGATACTTTGGCAGGCGAGGTGGCCGCGCTCGCACAGGCGCTGGGGCTGGAGGAACGCACAACTGCCGATTTGCAGCGGCGTCTGGGGGCGTTGTCGACGTCCCTCAGCGCTGCGGAAACGTTGGCGGAACAACAGGCAAACCTGATCGCTGCGCTTAGCGCGGAACGTGATGCACAGGCGGCAGAACTGGCAGAGGCCCAGACCCGTATCACCAGTTTCGAGGCGCGGGTTGTCGCCCTTCTTGCGGACCGCGATGCGGCACTGTCGCAGGTGTCCGATTTGCAGGATCGTGAAACCGCACTCCTTGATGAGCAGGATGCGCTGAACGCCGCCTTGGCCGCAAGTCGCGACGAGGTGGATGCGCAACAGGAAGCCGCGCGCCTTGCCGCCGCGCGCCGTGAAGCTCTGCAAGCGCTCGTCGCTGATTTGCGGGCACGCAACGCGGATGCGACAGATGCGATTGCCACCTTGGAAGGGCAGGTTGCAGAAAGTGCGGCCGCATTGGACGCAGAAGAGGCGGCACGGCTCGCCGAAGCCGCTGCGGCGGAAGCCCTGCGAGAACGACTGGAAGGCGCAGATACGGAACTGACCGCGATGACACTCGCGTTGGAAGCGCAACGCCGCGAGGCCGAGGAGACGCTGACCCTGCTCGCCGCCGCACGCGCCGCCGAGGAAGATCTGGATGTCCGGTTGGCCGCGGCACTTCTGCGGTCGACCACAGCACAAGCCGCGCTTGAAACCGCGCAGACCGAAAACGCGGCGCAGCGCAGTGCATTGCAGGAAGATCTGGCCGCAGCGCAGAGCCGTGTGCAGCGATTGGAAGAACAACTCGCAGCGGGTGAAACCGGTGCGGATGCGCTACGGCGCGAACTGGCCGCCGCACTTGCGGCGCAACGCGCGGCAGAGACTGCGGCAGATACCGCAGCGCAGACGCAAGAAGACCTGCGCGCCCAGATGCAAGCCGCGCTCGCCGCGCAGCTTGCCGCAGAAGCAGACGCCGCCGAGGACCTGAGCGCCGCGGAACGTCGGGAAGTGTTGTTGGCACAGGCGCGCGATGCGCTTGCAGAGGAGCGCCAGATTTCGAGCCGCGCACAGCGACAAACCGAACTGCTCAACCAGCAAGTCGCAGCGCTCCGCGCCGAACTCGGGCAACTTCAGGGGCTTCTCGACGAAGCCGCAGCTGCCGATGCCGCAAAACAGATTGAATTGCAGTCCCTTGGCTCGCGTCTGAACACAGCACTCGCGCGGGTCGCCGCCGAAGAACGCCGCCGCGCACAGCTGGAAGAGGCCGAGCGCAAGCGCCTCGAAGCCCGCGCCAAGGACCTCGAGCAGTACCGTTCGGAGTTTTTCGGTCAGTTGCGCAATCTGCTGGGCAGTCAGGAAGGCGTGCGCATCGAAGGCGACCGTTTCGTCTTTTCCTCCGAAGTCCTCTTTCCGCCCGGCGGTGCGATCCTGTCGAACGAGGGACGCCGCGAAATTGCCAAGGTGGCCGATATATTGCGCACTGTCGCTGCCGATATCCCGGAAGATATCGATTGGGTGATCCGTGTTGACGGCCATACGGACGATACGCCGCTCTCCGGTCTGGGCGAGTTTATGGACAATTGGGAGCTGAGCCAGGCGCGGGCCCTGTCCGTCGTGCGGTATATGTCAGGCTTTCTGGGCATCCCGCCGGACCGCCTTGCTGCAAACGGCTTTGGTCAATATCAACCGGTTGCTGTCGGAGACAGCGACGAAGCGCGCGCGCGCAACCGTCGGATCGAGCTGAAATTTACCGAGAAATAG
- a CDS encoding M23 family metallopeptidase has protein sequence MRSAAYAVFMSLAAPVAAGDFSLVAPLDCDLTDDCYIQQYVDHDTGAGASDFTCASLSYDGHKGTDFALPSRARIAQGVDVLASAAGVVGGTRDGMPDTGYTVETAASIEGRECGNGLVLQHGDGWETQYCHLRRGSLTVERGQRVEAGDVLGQVGMSGRAEFPHVHLSVRRNGEVIDPFDPDGAITCGVPDANTLWSDPVAYEPGGIINVRLAAEVPDYDAVKADAVAQPDATSGAMVVYGFLFGTREGDIIRLSLSGPDGEIVAQDHKATRTQAQSFRAIGKKRRGDAWPDGTYTGTATLLRDGQALDQERIELSISR, from the coding sequence ATGCGCAGCGCTGCCTATGCCGTTTTCATGTCCCTCGCCGCGCCTGTCGCGGCGGGGGATTTTTCTTTGGTCGCACCTCTCGATTGTGACCTGACCGACGACTGTTACATCCAGCAATACGTGGACCATGACACGGGCGCGGGTGCGTCGGATTTCACCTGCGCTTCATTGTCCTATGACGGTCACAAGGGCACCGATTTCGCTCTGCCCTCACGGGCAAGGATTGCGCAGGGCGTCGATGTGCTGGCCTCCGCTGCTGGTGTTGTCGGGGGCACCCGCGACGGGATGCCCGATACCGGTTACACTGTCGAAACCGCAGCATCGATCGAAGGGCGCGAATGCGGGAATGGTCTGGTGCTGCAACACGGCGACGGATGGGAAACCCAATACTGTCACCTGCGGCGCGGCTCGCTCACGGTCGAGCGCGGCCAGCGTGTCGAGGCAGGCGATGTGCTGGGTCAGGTCGGCATGTCGGGTCGGGCCGAATTTCCACATGTCCATCTTTCGGTGCGGCGCAACGGTGAAGTCATCGATCCGTTCGATCCCGATGGTGCGATCACCTGCGGCGTCCCTGACGCAAATACACTATGGTCCGATCCCGTCGCATATGAGCCGGGCGGTATCATCAATGTCCGCCTTGCCGCCGAGGTCCCCGACTACGATGCCGTCAAGGCAGACGCCGTGGCCCAACCCGATGCCACATCCGGCGCGATGGTCGTCTATGGCTTTCTTTTCGGCACCCGCGAAGGCGATATCATCCGGCTGTCCTTGAGCGGACCTGATGGGGAAATCGTCGCGCAGGACCACAAGGCCACACGTACGCAAGCGCAGTCCTTTCGTGCCATCGGGAAAAAGCGGCGCGGTGATGCGTGGCCTGACGGTACCTATACAGGCACGGCGACGCTGTTGCGCGATGGGCAAGCACTGGATCAGGAACGGATCGAGCTCTCTATTTCTCGGTAA